The Algoriphagus halophilus genome window below encodes:
- a CDS encoding TonB-dependent receptor gives MKFILTTLFVFLGIHFLVLAQSGTVTGVVTDAETGETLPFCNVFINNTTIATVTDMDGKYVLSNLEPGPLEIGFSFIGYVAETKKITLNPGGTSTVNLNMQPFAQELSDVEIKASRDKSWERDLRKFENLFLGNDEIASKSTIENPWVIDFPEPEEKNTFQATAGIPLEITNNYLGYKISFDLKEFFDSPTNYRIAGAARFEEMVPETEDQRSTWENNRAEVYRKSPMNMFRAMITGDQEKEGFFLYGDKPGGSPSMNMRSDIFANELGKSVVPYKPDNLVTPAPNKEGEYLINLKGRIEIHYQKGYSQVNTYKDAPYPVSWLEVYKNTVRVKENGMVLNPQDLVFSGDMDRKRISTLLPLDYDAEKAIQLQDLEKTAANYQEKVFVHKDKPYYYAGDQLYLKAYFKYGNPYLRDELSKVLYVEVINQNRDLIIEKKLPIRDGIAVGNFSLPDTLSQENYFLRAYTNWQKNYGPNHYFVEPVSILTPYQRVVEFESREFREPTGIAVTADKEDYGKKEKVTLTIKTLSEKQMPLSSNISVAVVDQTQVLPIEETSNISTDFQLESIPSSMGLDRFTYPVEKSLSLEGFVTDDKGKPTSALITAFVNDFEGMVDLESNRDGEFTMEEMEFYGPLKLAFKATDKKGNTAGTVKLIDDLKAPVALPTNAYFPKKETVSTSIRPEPPLLEEQEDAPEEEEAKEKTEKKALYGTPNYIVPGEKLMATGNTADLVNSLAGNVPSMRVTLAGASGQQQIRLRGGAVSANGNLEPLVMVNGTILAQTGATTAADNLRNINVQDIDRVEVVTRTVSMLGDQGRNGVIAVYLKEYDPNAENPLMSGEGLNTYTVEGYTTYKPIYVMDYSQENDPDLIDKRQTLYWNPYLVTDDNGTVTITFYTNENGGPMSVYVKGLGVNGQGLSGSFTINSK, from the coding sequence ATGAAGTTCATTTTAACAACCCTATTCGTATTCCTTGGAATTCACTTTTTGGTTCTTGCCCAATCAGGCACAGTCACTGGAGTCGTCACTGATGCGGAAACAGGTGAAACCTTGCCTTTTTGTAATGTATTTATCAATAATACGACCATCGCTACAGTCACTGACATGGATGGGAAATACGTTCTTTCAAATCTGGAACCAGGCCCTTTGGAAATTGGATTCTCCTTTATCGGCTATGTAGCTGAAACCAAAAAAATAACACTCAACCCAGGAGGCACTTCCACAGTCAACTTAAATATGCAACCTTTTGCTCAGGAATTGAGCGATGTGGAAATCAAAGCCTCTAGAGACAAAAGTTGGGAAAGAGACCTTAGAAAATTTGAAAATCTCTTTTTAGGGAATGACGAAATTGCCAGTAAGTCAACTATTGAAAACCCTTGGGTGATCGATTTCCCTGAACCCGAAGAGAAAAACACGTTCCAAGCCACGGCTGGGATTCCTTTAGAAATCACCAATAATTATTTAGGCTACAAAATCAGCTTTGACTTAAAAGAGTTTTTTGACTCTCCTACCAACTATAGAATCGCTGGTGCTGCCAGATTCGAAGAAATGGTTCCAGAAACAGAGGATCAACGTAGTACCTGGGAAAATAACCGAGCTGAGGTCTACAGAAAATCTCCAATGAATATGTTTCGAGCGATGATCACTGGTGATCAAGAAAAAGAAGGATTCTTCCTCTACGGTGATAAACCAGGAGGGTCTCCGTCCATGAATATGCGCTCAGATATTTTCGCAAACGAATTGGGTAAATCAGTAGTGCCTTACAAACCAGATAATTTGGTCACACCTGCTCCAAATAAAGAGGGTGAGTATTTGATCAATTTGAAAGGAAGAATTGAGATTCACTACCAAAAAGGATATTCTCAAGTCAACACTTATAAGGATGCTCCTTACCCTGTTTCCTGGTTAGAAGTGTATAAAAACACGGTGCGTGTCAAGGAAAACGGAATGGTCTTAAACCCTCAGGATTTGGTATTCTCAGGAGATATGGATCGGAAAAGAATTTCTACTCTACTTCCTTTGGATTATGATGCAGAGAAAGCCATCCAACTTCAAGACTTAGAAAAAACAGCCGCAAATTATCAGGAGAAAGTGTTTGTCCATAAAGACAAACCTTACTACTACGCGGGAGATCAACTCTATTTAAAGGCCTATTTTAAATATGGGAATCCATACTTACGGGATGAACTTAGCAAGGTATTGTATGTAGAAGTGATTAATCAAAATAGAGATTTGATTATTGAAAAGAAGCTTCCAATACGAGATGGGATTGCTGTTGGAAATTTCTCACTTCCTGACACGCTTTCTCAGGAAAATTATTTCTTAAGAGCCTATACCAATTGGCAAAAAAATTATGGCCCTAACCATTATTTTGTGGAACCTGTCAGCATACTAACTCCTTACCAAAGAGTGGTAGAATTTGAATCCAGAGAATTTCGAGAGCCTACTGGAATCGCGGTAACGGCCGATAAGGAGGATTATGGAAAAAAAGAAAAAGTCACTTTGACAATTAAAACGCTTTCTGAAAAACAGATGCCTCTTTCTTCCAATATTTCTGTGGCTGTAGTAGATCAAACACAGGTTTTACCTATTGAGGAAACAAGTAATATCAGTACTGACTTCCAACTTGAATCCATTCCATCCAGCATGGGATTGGACCGTTTTACTTATCCGGTAGAAAAATCTCTTTCCTTGGAGGGCTTTGTAACCGATGATAAAGGCAAACCCACTTCTGCCTTGATTACGGCCTTTGTCAACGATTTTGAGGGAATGGTGGACCTAGAATCCAATAGAGATGGAGAATTCACAATGGAAGAAATGGAGTTTTACGGCCCTTTAAAACTTGCATTTAAAGCCACGGACAAAAAAGGAAATACAGCAGGCACCGTAAAATTAATAGATGATTTAAAGGCGCCAGTAGCACTTCCAACGAATGCATATTTCCCAAAAAAGGAAACCGTATCCACTTCTATCAGACCTGAACCACCGTTATTAGAAGAACAAGAAGATGCTCCCGAGGAAGAAGAAGCAAAAGAAAAAACTGAGAAAAAAGCCCTCTATGGCACTCCAAACTATATTGTACCCGGAGAAAAATTAATGGCCACTGGCAATACCGCTGATTTGGTCAATAGTTTGGCAGGGAATGTTCCAAGTATGCGAGTAACCTTAGCGGGAGCCTCTGGACAGCAACAAATCAGGTTGAGAGGAGGTGCTGTTTCAGCAAATGGAAACCTAGAGCCATTAGTAATGGTGAATGGAACAATATTGGCACAAACAGGTGCTACTACCGCTGCTGATAATTTAAGGAATATTAATGTTCAGGACATTGACCGAGTGGAAGTGGTAACTCGAACGGTATCTATGCTAGGTGATCAGGGTAGAAATGGTGTAATTGCTGTTTATCTGAAGGAATATGATCCCAATGCAGAAAATCCATTGATGTCTGGAGAAGGCTTGAATACTTATACTGTCGAAGGTTATACCACTTATAAGCCCATTTATGTAATGGATTATTCGCAGGAAAACGATCCTGACTTGATTGACAAAAGACAAACTTTATACTGGAATCCATATTTAGTTACGGATGATAATGGAACAGTCACCATCACCTTTTACACCAATGAGAATGGAGGCCCTATGAGTGTATATGTAAAAGGCCTAGGGGTAAATGGACAGGGATTATCCGGTTCTTTTACGATCAATTCCAAATAA
- a CDS encoding outer membrane beta-barrel protein, whose translation MNRIILALVLVISSFSLNAQTSIGIKGGYTTSSFSYIPALNIRSISVDGLSAPTFAFVFEHFNAKNAGIELNVQYLSTGYNQSITDTEGAILSNETQLDYLKIPMMASFFIGRSGRFQIKFGPHLGYLLSANDIQRDIIDSSPPEIPTYGGADDNPKKLMYGLSAGAGISKLFGKSTIAGEVRFGYDFTNPESQERIFDLNFTTLEFTLAYLFQIKDAKVKVTPK comes from the coding sequence ATGAACCGAATTATTTTGGCATTGGTCCTTGTGATCAGTTCCTTTTCTCTAAACGCACAGACAAGTATTGGAATCAAAGGAGGATATACCACCTCCTCCTTTTCTTACATCCCTGCCTTGAATATCAGAAGCATTTCCGTTGACGGACTCTCTGCTCCTACTTTCGCTTTTGTTTTCGAACATTTCAATGCAAAAAATGCAGGAATTGAATTGAATGTTCAATATCTGTCTACTGGTTACAACCAGAGCATTACAGATACAGAAGGGGCTATTTTGAGCAATGAAACTCAGCTTGATTACCTGAAAATACCCATGATGGCGAGCTTCTTTATAGGAAGATCCGGAAGATTTCAAATCAAATTCGGACCACATCTTGGTTACTTATTGAGTGCAAATGATATCCAGAGGGATATTATAGATAGCTCGCCTCCTGAAATCCCCACTTATGGAGGGGCCGATGACAATCCAAAAAAATTAATGTATGGACTAAGCGCCGGCGCAGGTATTTCTAAACTTTTTGGTAAAAGTACCATTGCTGGAGAGGTACGGTTTGGTTATGATTTTACCAATCCAGAATCCCAAGAAAGGATCTTTGATTTAAATTTCACCACTTTGGAATTCACTCTTGCATACCTTTTTCAAATCAAGGATGCCAAGGTGAAAGTGACACCAAAATAA
- a CDS encoding RNA polymerase sigma factor, whose protein sequence is MNRQQLDHILQTYHRDAYIWARQCCSFDDELAKDVLQQVYLKILEGKAKLKNIDKAKTWLFSIIRYTSIDQLRASGKLVSLEESYEVPDVQEEMDQTDYQGLIKKLPKMQQEVLLMVFYHQMTIEQSAEVLQIGLGTARTHYDRGKKKLKEIITKTQTQEHYGR, encoded by the coding sequence ATGAATCGCCAGCAACTTGACCATATTCTCCAAACCTACCACAGGGATGCTTACATCTGGGCAAGGCAGTGCTGTTCATTTGATGACGAATTAGCCAAGGATGTTCTTCAACAGGTTTATTTAAAAATCTTAGAAGGAAAAGCAAAGCTGAAAAATATTGATAAGGCAAAGACTTGGCTTTTCTCAATTATTCGATATACTTCCATAGATCAATTAAGGGCCTCCGGCAAATTGGTATCCTTGGAAGAGTCCTATGAAGTACCAGATGTACAGGAGGAAATGGATCAGACGGATTACCAAGGGTTAATCAAGAAATTACCCAAAATGCAACAGGAGGTACTACTGATGGTATTTTATCATCAGATGACAATAGAGCAAAGTGCCGAAGTTCTACAAATCGGACTAGGAACCGCAAGAACACATTACGATCGCGGTAAAAAGAAACTCAAGGAAATCATTACAAAAACCCAAACACAGGAGCACTATGGAAGATAA
- a CDS encoding Spy/CpxP family protein refolding chaperone — translation MKYLLILFFILGAGMAQGQVATSVYSNQDIFQRNLYSADRIMGMREELELTDAQVANIKKAYSKNAGEFSTLKWDLDAATLKLKNLLDQPKIDQAEVQKQMDAVLKLENQLKKLQLDNLVSIKNELTEEQQESLQSSPNLIFGRVSGVQSMTGGQAIQFGQNGLSQTKVIGYPAATSIKGGGAVSPSVSVRVAGSAKDGNEPMYFLDTKNGMKPIKEIKDIEPNNIESISVLKGDAAIEKFGEKAKNGAIVIKLKNEPK, via the coding sequence ATGAAATACCTACTCATCCTCTTTTTTATCCTAGGTGCCGGAATGGCCCAGGGGCAGGTAGCCACCTCTGTTTATTCCAATCAGGATATTTTCCAAAGGAATCTATATTCTGCTGATAGAATCATGGGAATGCGAGAAGAATTGGAGCTAACAGATGCTCAGGTCGCCAATATCAAAAAAGCCTACAGCAAAAATGCCGGAGAATTCAGCACACTTAAATGGGACTTAGATGCGGCCACTTTAAAATTGAAAAACTTACTGGATCAACCGAAAATCGATCAAGCGGAAGTCCAAAAACAGATGGATGCAGTGCTGAAATTGGAAAACCAGTTGAAGAAATTGCAATTGGACAACCTGGTCTCCATTAAAAATGAGTTGACCGAAGAGCAGCAAGAAAGTCTTCAATCTTCCCCAAATTTAATTTTTGGTAGAGTTTCTGGTGTCCAGTCGATGACAGGAGGACAAGCCATTCAATTCGGCCAAAATGGTCTTTCCCAAACAAAAGTGATCGGATATCCAGCAGCCACAAGCATCAAGGGAGGAGGCGCAGTAAGCCCTAGTGTATCAGTTCGTGTAGCAGGCAGCGCCAAAGATGGGAATGAGCCAATGTATTTTCTAGATACAAAAAACGGCATGAAACCCATCAAAGAAATTAAGGATATCGAACCGAATAACATTGAAAGTATCTCTGTGTTAAAAGGCGATGCAGCTATTGAAAAGTTTGGAGAAAAAGCTAAAAATGGTGCTATCGTCATCAAACTTAAAAACGAGCCTAAATAA
- a CDS encoding DUF885 family protein → MKKTLLLVLLSMVLNSISATELVQTIETYQADWGALRRLYTNNLSLEYFDRIEEFNTNYLNDLNKLNYNSLSEDGKIDYVLFRNFLEKELAELDLERRAFEEISSVVAFGAPLEEFAVGRRRAKTPDSQALAATWNEVAKKVDAQLAALPSMPKYTSWQKADLAAEAVERLNRVVGEAYSYYYDYDPMFTWWMPEPWKKLDESMKAYAKALRGHFTNSVKDDGSGIIGKPIGREALLNQLAFEMIAYSPEELIAEAEKQFEWCEAEMLKASNELGFGDDWKAALEMVKETYLPAGEWPAEVIRLAEEATEYVEKNDLVTVPPMAKETWRTTMISAERQRVSPFFLGGETIQISYPTSEMSHEEKMMSMRGNNPHFSRATVQHELIPGHHLQQFMNQRNMTHRRMFRTPFWTEGWALYWEFVLWDRGFPRDAKDKIGMLFWRMHRCARIIFSLSYHLEEMTPQECIDLLVDKVGHERANAEAEVRRSFEGRYGPLYQIAYMIGALEIYSMRDEVVNSGKMGEKEFHDLILSQNAMPIEILRAKVTGNPLKRDHKASWKFLD, encoded by the coding sequence ATGAAGAAAACACTACTACTCGTATTATTGAGTATGGTTTTGAATAGTATATCTGCCACAGAACTAGTTCAGACCATTGAAACTTACCAGGCTGACTGGGGTGCTTTGAGGAGGTTATACACGAATAACTTGTCTCTTGAATACTTTGATCGAATTGAAGAATTCAACACCAACTACCTAAATGACTTAAATAAGTTGAATTACAATAGCCTATCTGAAGACGGCAAGATTGATTACGTCTTGTTCAGAAATTTTTTGGAAAAGGAATTGGCTGAATTAGATCTGGAGCGAAGAGCCTTTGAAGAAATTTCTTCCGTGGTGGCTTTTGGAGCGCCGCTTGAAGAGTTTGCGGTAGGAAGGAGAAGAGCGAAAACTCCGGATTCCCAAGCCTTGGCAGCTACGTGGAATGAGGTAGCCAAAAAAGTAGATGCTCAATTAGCAGCACTTCCTAGTATGCCAAAATATACCAGTTGGCAAAAAGCAGATTTGGCTGCAGAAGCGGTTGAACGATTGAATAGAGTAGTTGGAGAAGCTTACTCCTACTATTATGATTATGATCCCATGTTTACTTGGTGGATGCCTGAACCTTGGAAAAAACTGGATGAAAGCATGAAGGCTTATGCCAAAGCATTACGTGGGCATTTTACCAATTCTGTGAAGGATGATGGAAGTGGGATTATCGGAAAACCTATTGGGCGTGAGGCATTATTGAATCAGTTGGCCTTCGAAATGATTGCTTATAGCCCGGAAGAATTAATCGCAGAAGCAGAAAAGCAATTTGAATGGTGTGAGGCAGAAATGCTGAAAGCATCTAACGAATTGGGATTTGGCGATGATTGGAAAGCTGCCTTGGAGATGGTCAAAGAGACGTATTTGCCGGCCGGGGAATGGCCTGCAGAGGTGATTCGACTAGCAGAAGAAGCTACCGAATATGTAGAAAAAAATGACTTGGTGACCGTGCCTCCAATGGCAAAAGAAACTTGGAGGACCACCATGATTTCTGCTGAGAGACAGCGAGTAAGTCCCTTCTTCTTGGGAGGTGAGACCATTCAGATTTCCTATCCTACTTCTGAGATGAGCCATGAAGAGAAAATGATGAGCATGAGAGGGAATAATCCTCATTTTTCAAGGGCAACAGTGCAGCATGAATTGATTCCTGGACACCATTTACAGCAGTTTATGAATCAAAGAAACATGACGCATAGGAGGATGTTCAGAACTCCATTTTGGACAGAAGGATGGGCTTTGTATTGGGAGTTTGTTCTTTGGGACAGAGGTTTTCCAAGAGATGCGAAAGATAAAATCGGGATGCTATTTTGGAGAATGCATAGATGCGCCAGAATTATCTTCTCCTTGAGCTATCATCTGGAAGAAATGACTCCACAAGAATGTATTGACTTGTTGGTGGATAAAGTAGGGCACGAAAGAGCCAATGCGGAAGCGGAAGTCAGAAGATCTTTTGAAGGAAGATATGGTCCGCTTTATCAAATTGCCTACATGATTGGGGCGTTGGAAATTTACTCTATGAGAGACGAAGTGGTCAATTCTGGTAAAATGGGAGAAAAGGAATTTCATGATTTGATTTTAAGTCAGAACGCCATGCCAATTGAAATTTTGAGGGCGAAAGTGACTGGGAATCCTTTGAAGAGGGATCATAAAGCTAGTTGGAAGTTTTTGGATTAA
- a CDS encoding VOC family protein has product MILYSCQKVEFKKESGAFEVFAEMVQAGVKPIALSQPLSPSEMDLFMPEATSIAEKYEISVFREPNLIGTSLFDSSVVQGKEVLILYKGESLEAYQMLKKRANELEASKEYSGQKKEDVSRTFGRMLGYPESNINNLLAQNSDFKDLGDFGITGQELIWFYKDLPEAKKFYSETLGLKILSEEEKSATFQIVGDSRLVIKSVEGSGYSGNEAKSVALALLTDNLEEWYSHLQKEKVTIKYTLKVKPDGAHDGFVAMDPEGYLLEFEMFRMHPENEKFIPELKGRKPLATSLGTEYNFYASITWLYYKDILPMENFMTQNLGLELSADQGWAKIYRLSDNSYVGLVDEMRGMNSFSEEKLVEVKIGLSDSDGWETYLKKKDSDSTRRSNTFSDLGGYLFRF; this is encoded by the coding sequence ATGATTCTATACTCCTGCCAAAAAGTAGAATTTAAAAAGGAATCAGGGGCTTTTGAAGTGTTTGCTGAAATGGTCCAAGCTGGTGTGAAACCTATTGCTTTGAGTCAACCTTTAAGTCCTTCTGAAATGGATTTATTTATGCCGGAAGCAACGAGTATTGCTGAGAAATATGAAATTTCAGTTTTTCGAGAGCCTAATCTGATTGGAACTAGTTTGTTTGATTCCTCAGTGGTCCAGGGAAAAGAGGTATTAATTCTGTATAAAGGAGAATCCTTAGAAGCTTATCAAATGCTGAAAAAAAGAGCAAATGAATTAGAAGCTTCAAAGGAATACTCAGGTCAAAAAAAGGAAGATGTTTCAAGGACTTTTGGAAGAATGCTTGGGTATCCTGAATCGAATATTAACAATTTGCTGGCTCAGAATTCAGATTTTAAAGACCTAGGAGACTTTGGGATTACCGGTCAAGAATTAATTTGGTTTTATAAGGATTTACCTGAAGCAAAGAAATTTTACAGCGAGACGCTGGGGTTGAAAATACTTTCTGAGGAAGAGAAATCCGCTACTTTTCAGATTGTTGGGGACTCAAGACTTGTTATCAAAAGTGTAGAGGGAAGTGGGTATTCAGGGAATGAAGCAAAATCCGTTGCCCTAGCTTTATTGACTGATAATTTGGAAGAATGGTATAGCCACTTACAAAAGGAAAAAGTAACGATCAAATACACCCTGAAAGTTAAGCCAGATGGTGCACATGATGGGTTTGTTGCGATGGATCCGGAAGGCTATTTATTGGAATTTGAAATGTTCAGAATGCATCCTGAAAATGAAAAATTCATTCCAGAATTGAAAGGTAGGAAACCCTTGGCAACTTCTTTAGGGACTGAATATAATTTTTATGCAAGCATCACTTGGCTTTATTATAAAGACATTCTTCCAATGGAAAATTTCATGACTCAGAATCTCGGTTTGGAATTGTCTGCGGATCAGGGTTGGGCAAAAATATATCGTCTATCGGATAATAGTTATGTGGGTTTGGTAGACGAAATGCGTGGGATGAACTCTTTTTCTGAAGAAAAATTAGTGGAAGTAAAAATTGGATTGTCTGATTCGGATGGATGGGAAACCTATCTTAAAAAGAAGGATTCTGACTCCACACGTAGGTCTAATACTTTCAGCGATTTGGGTGGGTATCTATTTCGCTTTTAA
- a CDS encoding ABC transporter ATP-binding protein, with protein MELIIKNLSKTYPNGVKALNDISLTIPQGMFGLLGPNGAGKSTLMRTIATLQDADNGSILLDDINVLKDKQSVRERLGYLPQDFGLYPRINAEVMLDHIAQMKGIGNKSDRKVLVENLLQKVNLYADRKKGLGTYSGGMRQRFGIAQALVGNPSLIIVDEPTAGLDPSERNRFYNLLSEIGENTIVILSTHIVEDVNTLCSNMAIICKGEVLMQGKPKDGITSIQGRIYQKAIDKSELDTYRNEYNLISTKLIEGRLSLRIESETDPGNGFEPTPADLEDVYFSHISKKVDPITI; from the coding sequence ATGGAGTTAATTATCAAAAATTTATCAAAGACTTATCCTAATGGAGTAAAGGCTTTGAATGACATTTCTCTCACTATACCACAAGGGATGTTTGGACTACTTGGTCCCAACGGAGCAGGTAAATCCACCTTGATGAGAACTATTGCCACCCTTCAGGATGCCGACAATGGAAGTATCCTATTGGATGACATAAATGTATTGAAAGACAAACAATCTGTTCGTGAGCGTTTAGGCTATCTACCTCAGGATTTTGGATTATACCCTAGAATTAATGCGGAGGTCATGTTGGACCATATAGCTCAAATGAAAGGAATAGGAAATAAATCCGACCGTAAGGTATTGGTCGAGAATCTCCTTCAAAAAGTAAACCTATACGCTGATAGAAAGAAAGGATTAGGCACCTATTCCGGGGGAATGAGGCAGCGATTTGGTATTGCACAGGCACTAGTAGGAAATCCTTCCTTAATCATTGTAGATGAGCCGACCGCTGGCTTAGACCCTTCCGAACGAAACAGATTCTACAACTTGCTTTCCGAAATCGGGGAAAACACCATTGTAATCCTTTCTACCCACATCGTAGAAGACGTGAATACCCTTTGTTCTAATATGGCCATCATCTGTAAAGGAGAGGTATTGATGCAAGGAAAACCCAAAGATGGAATCACCTCTATTCAGGGAAGGATCTATCAGAAAGCCATAGATAAATCGGAGTTAGACACCTATAGAAACGAATACAATCTTATTTCCACCAAATTAATTGAAGGAAGATTAAGTCTAAGAATTGAAAGTGAAACAGACCCTGGAAACGGATTTGAACCAACTCCAGCTGATCTTGAAGATGTCTATTTCAGTCACATTTCAAAAAAAGTAGATCCTATCACTATTTAA